One stretch of Myxocyprinus asiaticus isolate MX2 ecotype Aquarium Trade chromosome 23, UBuf_Myxa_2, whole genome shotgun sequence DNA includes these proteins:
- the LOC127413822 gene encoding LIM domain-binding protein 1-A-like isoform X8, with product MLDRDVGPTPMYPPSYMEPGIGRHTLYGNQTDYRIFELNKRLQNWTEQDCDNLWWDAFTTEFFEDDAMLTITFCLEDGPKRYTIGRTLIPRYFRSIFEGGATELFYVLKHPKESFHNNFVSLDCDQCTMVTQNGKPMFTQVCVEGRLYLEFMFDDMMRIKTWHFSIRQHREVVPRSILAMHSQDPQMLDQLSKNITRCGLSNSTLNYLRLCVILEPMQELMSRHKTYSLSPRDCLKTCLFQKWQRMVAPPDMMSSAPSPAEPARQAPNKRRKRKMSGGSTMSSGGGNNSNSKKKSPASSFALASQVPDVMVVGEPTLMGGEFGDEDERLITRLENTQFDAANGIDDEDSFNSSPALGTNSPWNSKAPSSQESKNDNPTSQSSQ from the exons ATGCTGGATAGAGATGTGGG ACCGACACCAATGTATCCCCCCTCTTACATGGAACCTGGAATAGG GAGGCACACGCTGTATGGAAATCAAACAGACTACAGAATATTTGAGCTGAACAAAAGGCTACAGAATTGGACAGAG CAGGACTGTGACAATCTATGGTGGGATGCGTTCACTACAGAGTTTTTCGAAGATGATGCCATGCTGACTATTACATTCTGTCTGGAAGATGGACCCAAGCGATATA CCATTGGTAGGACGTTGATCCCCCGATACTTTAGAAGTATTTTTGAGGGTGGGGCCACGGAACTCTTCTATGTGCTAAAACATCCCAAGGAGTCTTTCCACAATAACTTTGTGTCCCTGGACTGCGACCAGTGCACCATGGTTACACAGAATGGCAAACCCATGTTCACACAG GTCTGTGTGGAGGGCCGGCTATACCTGGAGTTTATGTTTGATGACATGATGCGAATAAAAACGTGGCACTTCAGTATCAGACAGCACAGAGAGGTTGTGCCGAGGAGCATCCTGGCAATGCAT TCCCAAGACCCTCAAATGCTTGACCAGCTATCAAAAAATATCACAAGATGTGGCTTATCTAACTCGACACTGAACTACCTCCGG CTTTGTGTAATCCTGGAGCCCATGCAGGAGTTGATGTCCAGACATAAGACGTACAGTCTCAGCCCACGAGACTGCCTTAAAACCTGCCTTTTTCAGAAATGGCAGAGGATGGTGGCCCCACCAG ATATGATGTCTTCTGCTCCTTCTCCAGCTGAGCCTGCGAGACAAGCTCCCAACAAACGAAGGAAACGAAAAATGTCTGGTGGCAGCACCATGAGTTCAGGAGGGGGAAACAACAGCAACAGTAAAAAGAAAAGTCCAGCCAGCAGTTTCGCGCTCGCCAGCCAGGTACCT GACGTGATGGTggtgggagagcccacactgatGGGAGGGGAGTTCGGGGATGAGGATGAGCGGCTGATCACACGGCTGGAGAACACACAGTTTGATGCGGCCAATGGCATCGACGACGAGGACAGTTTCAACAGTTCCCCAGCCCTGGGCACCAACAGCCCCTGGAACAGCAAAGCTCCCTCCAGCCAGGAGAGCAAAAATGACAACCCCACCTCACAGTCATCCCAGTAG
- the LOC127413822 gene encoding LIM domain-binding protein 1-A-like isoform X4, whose amino-acid sequence MSVGGCACPGCSSKSFKLYSPKEPPNGSAFPPFHPGAMLDRDVGPTPMYPPSYMEPGIGRHTLYGNQTDYRIFELNKRLQNWTEQDCDNLWWDAFTTEFFEDDAMLTITFCLEDGPKRYTIGRTLIPRYFRSIFEGGATELFYVLKHPKESFHNNFVSLDCDQCTMVTQNGKPMFTQVCVEGRLYLEFMFDDMMRIKTWHFSIRQHREVVPRSILAMHSQDPQMLDQLSKNITRCGLSNSTLNYLRLCVILEPMQELMSRHKTYSLSPRDCLKTCLFQKWQRMVAPPAEPARQAPNKRRKRKMSGGSTMSSGGGNNSNSKKKSPASSFALASQVPDVMVVGEPTLMGGEFGDEDERLITRLENTQFDAANGIDDEDSFNSSPALGTNSPWNSKAPSSQESKNDNPTSQSSQ is encoded by the exons GCTGTTCGTCCAAGTCATTCAAGCTGTACTCCCCAAAGGAGCCTCCCAACGGCAGTGCCTTCCCTCCATTTCACCCAGGCGCAATGCTGGATAGAGATGTGGG ACCGACACCAATGTATCCCCCCTCTTACATGGAACCTGGAATAGG GAGGCACACGCTGTATGGAAATCAAACAGACTACAGAATATTTGAGCTGAACAAAAGGCTACAGAATTGGACAGAG CAGGACTGTGACAATCTATGGTGGGATGCGTTCACTACAGAGTTTTTCGAAGATGATGCCATGCTGACTATTACATTCTGTCTGGAAGATGGACCCAAGCGATATA CCATTGGTAGGACGTTGATCCCCCGATACTTTAGAAGTATTTTTGAGGGTGGGGCCACGGAACTCTTCTATGTGCTAAAACATCCCAAGGAGTCTTTCCACAATAACTTTGTGTCCCTGGACTGCGACCAGTGCACCATGGTTACACAGAATGGCAAACCCATGTTCACACAG GTCTGTGTGGAGGGCCGGCTATACCTGGAGTTTATGTTTGATGACATGATGCGAATAAAAACGTGGCACTTCAGTATCAGACAGCACAGAGAGGTTGTGCCGAGGAGCATCCTGGCAATGCAT TCCCAAGACCCTCAAATGCTTGACCAGCTATCAAAAAATATCACAAGATGTGGCTTATCTAACTCGACACTGAACTACCTCCGG CTTTGTGTAATCCTGGAGCCCATGCAGGAGTTGATGTCCAGACATAAGACGTACAGTCTCAGCCCACGAGACTGCCTTAAAACCTGCCTTTTTCAGAAATGGCAGAGGATGGTGGCCCCACCAG CTGAGCCTGCGAGACAAGCTCCCAACAAACGAAGGAAACGAAAAATGTCTGGTGGCAGCACCATGAGTTCAGGAGGGGGAAACAACAGCAACAGTAAAAAGAAAAGTCCAGCCAGCAGTTTCGCGCTCGCCAGCCAGGTACCT GACGTGATGGTggtgggagagcccacactgatGGGAGGGGAGTTCGGGGATGAGGATGAGCGGCTGATCACACGGCTGGAGAACACACAGTTTGATGCGGCCAATGGCATCGACGACGAGGACAGTTTCAACAGTTCCCCAGCCCTGGGCACCAACAGCCCCTGGAACAGCAAAGCTCCCTCCAGCCAGGAGAGCAAAAATGACAACCCCACCTCACAGTCATCCCAGTAG
- the LOC127413822 gene encoding LIM domain-binding protein 1-like isoform X11, which produces MSVGGCACPGCSSKSFKLYSPKEPPNGSAFPPFHPGAMLDRDVGPTPMYPPSYMEPGIGRHTLYGNQTDYRIFELNKRLQNWTEDCDNLWWDAFTTEFFEDDAMLTITFCLEDGPKRYTIGRTLIPRYFRSIFEGGATELFYVLKHPKESFHNNFVSLDCDQCTMVTQNGKPMFTQVCVEGRLYLEFMFDDMMRIKTWHFSIRQHREVVPRSILAMHSQDPQMLDQLSKNITRCGLSNSTLNYLRLCVILEPMQELMSRHKTYSLSPRDCLKTCLFQKWQRMVAPPAEPARQAPNKRRKRKMSGGSTMSSGGGNNSNSKKKSPASSFALASQVPDLVGTKTCTVPELEDRS; this is translated from the exons GCTGTTCGTCCAAGTCATTCAAGCTGTACTCCCCAAAGGAGCCTCCCAACGGCAGTGCCTTCCCTCCATTTCACCCAGGCGCAATGCTGGATAGAGATGTGGG ACCGACACCAATGTATCCCCCCTCTTACATGGAACCTGGAATAGG GAGGCACACGCTGTATGGAAATCAAACAGACTACAGAATATTTGAGCTGAACAAAAGGCTACAGAATTGGACAGAG GACTGTGACAATCTATGGTGGGATGCGTTCACTACAGAGTTTTTCGAAGATGATGCCATGCTGACTATTACATTCTGTCTGGAAGATGGACCCAAGCGATATA CCATTGGTAGGACGTTGATCCCCCGATACTTTAGAAGTATTTTTGAGGGTGGGGCCACGGAACTCTTCTATGTGCTAAAACATCCCAAGGAGTCTTTCCACAATAACTTTGTGTCCCTGGACTGCGACCAGTGCACCATGGTTACACAGAATGGCAAACCCATGTTCACACAG GTCTGTGTGGAGGGCCGGCTATACCTGGAGTTTATGTTTGATGACATGATGCGAATAAAAACGTGGCACTTCAGTATCAGACAGCACAGAGAGGTTGTGCCGAGGAGCATCCTGGCAATGCAT TCCCAAGACCCTCAAATGCTTGACCAGCTATCAAAAAATATCACAAGATGTGGCTTATCTAACTCGACACTGAACTACCTCCGG CTTTGTGTAATCCTGGAGCCCATGCAGGAGTTGATGTCCAGACATAAGACGTACAGTCTCAGCCCACGAGACTGCCTTAAAACCTGCCTTTTTCAGAAATGGCAGAGGATGGTGGCCCCACCAG CTGAGCCTGCGAGACAAGCTCCCAACAAACGAAGGAAACGAAAAATGTCTGGTGGCAGCACCATGAGTTCAGGAGGGGGAAACAACAGCAACAGTAAAAAGAAAAGTCCAGCCAGCAGTTTCGCGCTCGCCAGCCAGGTACCT
- the LOC127413822 gene encoding LIM domain-binding protein 1-like isoform X10 has translation MSVGGCACPGCSSKSFKLYSPKEPPNGSAFPPFHPGAMLDRDVGPTPMYPPSYMEPGIGRHTLYGNQTDYRIFELNKRLQNWTEQDCDNLWWDAFTTEFFEDDAMLTITFCLEDGPKRYTIGRTLIPRYFRSIFEGGATELFYVLKHPKESFHNNFVSLDCDQCTMVTQNGKPMFTQVCVEGRLYLEFMFDDMMRIKTWHFSIRQHREVVPRSILAMHSQDPQMLDQLSKNITRCGLSNSTLNYLRLCVILEPMQELMSRHKTYSLSPRDCLKTCLFQKWQRMVAPPDMMSSAPSPAEPARQAPNKRRKRKMSGGSTMSSGGGNNSNSKKKSPASSFALASQDLVGTKTCTVPELEDRS, from the exons GCTGTTCGTCCAAGTCATTCAAGCTGTACTCCCCAAAGGAGCCTCCCAACGGCAGTGCCTTCCCTCCATTTCACCCAGGCGCAATGCTGGATAGAGATGTGGG ACCGACACCAATGTATCCCCCCTCTTACATGGAACCTGGAATAGG GAGGCACACGCTGTATGGAAATCAAACAGACTACAGAATATTTGAGCTGAACAAAAGGCTACAGAATTGGACAGAG CAGGACTGTGACAATCTATGGTGGGATGCGTTCACTACAGAGTTTTTCGAAGATGATGCCATGCTGACTATTACATTCTGTCTGGAAGATGGACCCAAGCGATATA CCATTGGTAGGACGTTGATCCCCCGATACTTTAGAAGTATTTTTGAGGGTGGGGCCACGGAACTCTTCTATGTGCTAAAACATCCCAAGGAGTCTTTCCACAATAACTTTGTGTCCCTGGACTGCGACCAGTGCACCATGGTTACACAGAATGGCAAACCCATGTTCACACAG GTCTGTGTGGAGGGCCGGCTATACCTGGAGTTTATGTTTGATGACATGATGCGAATAAAAACGTGGCACTTCAGTATCAGACAGCACAGAGAGGTTGTGCCGAGGAGCATCCTGGCAATGCAT TCCCAAGACCCTCAAATGCTTGACCAGCTATCAAAAAATATCACAAGATGTGGCTTATCTAACTCGACACTGAACTACCTCCGG CTTTGTGTAATCCTGGAGCCCATGCAGGAGTTGATGTCCAGACATAAGACGTACAGTCTCAGCCCACGAGACTGCCTTAAAACCTGCCTTTTTCAGAAATGGCAGAGGATGGTGGCCCCACCAG ATATGATGTCTTCTGCTCCTTCTCCAGCTGAGCCTGCGAGACAAGCTCCCAACAAACGAAGGAAACGAAAAATGTCTGGTGGCAGCACCATGAGTTCAGGAGGGGGAAACAACAGCAACAGTAAAAAGAAAAGTCCAGCCAGCAGTTTCGCGCTCGCCAGCCAG